Proteins from a genomic interval of Quercus robur chromosome 9, dhQueRobu3.1, whole genome shotgun sequence:
- the LOC126699247 gene encoding 12-oxophytodienoate reductase 2-like isoform X11, with amino-acid sequence MAAEAATIPLLTPCKLGKFNLSRWVVLAPLTRQRSYGNVPQPHAILYYSQRTSKGGLLITEATGVSDTAQGYPDTPGIWTKEQVEAWKPIVDAVHAKGGVFFCQIWHVGRVSNQGFQPNGQAPISSSNRPLTPQIKANGIDVADFTPPRWLRIEEIPQIVNDFRLAARNAIEAGFDGIEIHGAHGYLIDQFMKDQVNDRTDQYGGSLENRCRFALEIVEAVSNEIGADRVGIRLSPFADYVQSGDSNPVALGLYMAESLNKYEILYCHMVEPRMNTAREKSVSPHGLVLMREAFKGNFIVAGGYDREDGNKAIAENHADLVAYGRHFLANPDLPKRFKLNAPLNKYNRETFYTSDPVLGYTDYPFLEDIA; translated from the exons ATGGCTGCTGAAGCTGCCACCATTCCTCTTCTTACTCCTTGCAAACTGGGCAAGTTCAACCTTTCCCGTTG GGTTGTTTTGGCACCATTGACCAGACAGAGATCTTATGGCAATGTTCCTCAGCCACATGCTATCTTATATTATTCTCAAAGAACCTCCAAAGGTGGTCTACTAATAACTGAAGCCACTGGAGTTTCTGACACTGCTCAAGG GTATCCAGACACACCTGGTATATGGACAAAAGAGCAAGTTGAAGCATGGAAACCCATCGTAGATGCTGTTCATGCCAAAGGTGGAGTTTTCTTTTGTCAAATTTGGCATGTGGGGAGGGTTTCAAATCAAG GTTTTCAGCCAAATGGTCAAGCCCCAATTTCTTCCTCTAACAGGCCTTTGACCCCGCAAATTAAAGCTAATGGAATTGACGTTGCAGACTTCACTCCCCCAAGGTGGCTAAGGATAGAGGAAATTCCTCAAATTGTCAATGATTTTAGGCTTGCTGCAAGGAATGCTATTGAAGCTG GCTTTGATGGAATAGAGATCCATGGGGCTCATGGTTACCTAATTGACCAATTTATGAAAGATCAAGTGAATGATCGAACAGATCAATATGGTGGATCCCTTGAAAATCGTTGCCGGTTTGCTCTGGAAATAGTTGAAGCTGTTTCTAATGAGATAGGAGCAGACAGGGTTGGAATAAGGCTATCTCCTTTTGCAGACTACGTGCAATCTGGAGACTCAAATCCAGTAGCTTTGGGCCTTTACATGGCTGAATCCTTAAACAAATATGAGATTCTTTATTGCCACATGGTTGAGCCAAGAATGAACACAGCTAGAGAAAAGAGTGTAAGTCCCCATGGTCTTGTGCTAATGAGAGAGGCTTTTAAGGGTAACTTTATTGTTGCTGGGGGTTATGACAGGGAAGATGGGAACAAAGCTATTGCTGAAAACCATGCAGATCTTGTTGCTTATGGTCGTCATTTTCTAGCCAATCCAGATTTGC